Proteins from one Romboutsia sp. CE17 genomic window:
- a CDS encoding amidohydrolase: MGEVKYLFNRVKEHRYKLHDIGEIGKEEYKTSKYIRDYLNKLGIKYNTYLETGVVGIIKGKNPKKTIAFRSDIDALSTDDGVKHLCGHDGHMSILLGLIEYLNDNKSKLNDNIVFIFQPAEEGPGGAEELIKLGVLKDYNVDEIYGLHIYPEILEGYVGVRDGYFLAQAGEFDVDIYAKSAHGAMPQNGIDAIVIASSIINSMQTIVSRNISPIDNAVVTVGKMSAGTVRNIIAETARLEGTMRTFEPKTYSIMKERLKEIISGYETTYNCKINLEIRDFYPAVNNDQDLYEEFINIIDSDKIIKLDPLMISEDFSYYQKEVPGLFFMLGSKNEEKGFVNGLHNVKFNFDEKIFLDALEIYINLLRYKKSID, translated from the coding sequence ATGGGAGAAGTAAAATATTTGTTTAATCGAGTTAAAGAGCATAGATATAAATTGCATGATATTGGAGAGATAGGAAAAGAAGAATACAAAACATCAAAGTATATTAGAGATTATTTAAATAAATTAGGAATAAAATATAATACTTATTTAGAAACAGGTGTAGTAGGTATAATAAAAGGAAAAAATCCTAAAAAAACAATAGCATTTAGATCTGATATAGATGCTTTAAGTACGGATGATGGTGTAAAACACCTTTGTGGCCATGATGGACATATGAGTATATTATTAGGATTGATAGAATACTTAAATGATAATAAAAGTAAGCTAAATGATAATATAGTTTTTATATTTCAACCGGCAGAAGAAGGTCCTGGTGGAGCAGAAGAATTAATTAAACTAGGTGTATTAAAAGATTATAATGTAGACGAGATATATGGACTACATATATATCCAGAAATTCTAGAAGGATATGTCGGAGTTAGAGATGGATATTTTCTTGCACAAGCGGGAGAGTTTGATGTAGATATATATGCAAAGAGTGCTCATGGTGCAATGCCTCAAAATGGTATAGATGCTATAGTGATCGCATCAAGTATAATTAATAGCATGCAAACTATAGTATCAAGAAATATAAGCCCTATAGATAACGCAGTAGTAACTGTAGGTAAAATGAGTGCAGGTACTGTGAGAAATATAATAGCAGAAACTGCAAGACTTGAAGGTACTATGAGAACATTTGAACCTAAAACATATAGTATTATGAAAGAAAGGCTAAAGGAAATAATATCAGGATATGAAACAACATATAATTGCAAAATAAATTTAGAAATAAGAGATTTTTATCCAGCTGTTAATAATGACCAAGATTTATATGAAGAGTTTATAAATATTATAGATTCAGATAAAATTATAAAACTAGATCCTTTAATGATTTCAGAAGATTTTTCATATTATCAAAAAGAAGTACCAGGTTTATTTTTTATGCTAGGATCTAAGAATGAAGAAAAAGGATTTGTGAATGGTCTTCACAATGTTAAATTTAACTTTGATGAGAAGATATTCTTAGATGCTTTAGAAATATATATAAACTTATTAAGATACAAAAAGTCGATAGATTAA
- a CDS encoding small, acid-soluble spore protein, alpha/beta type: protein MDNNKLTKELIEKCEKTKKGAKKNPKPLTDNDIMKYEIASELGLLDKVSERGWAGLTAKEAGRIGGILTSRKKQKKKMMEDKNKEDESI from the coding sequence ATGGATAATAATAAATTAACTAAAGAATTAATAGAAAAGTGTGAGAAAACTAAAAAAGGAGCTAAAAAGAATCCTAAGCCATTGACAGATAATGATATAATGAAATATGAGATAGCATCAGAATTGGGTTTACTAGATAAGGTCAGTGAACGTGGATGGGCTGGTCTTACAGCAAAAGAAGCAGGTAGAATTGGTGGAATACTTACATCACGAAAAAAGCAAAAGAAAAAGATGATGGAGGACAAAAACAAAGAGGATGAATCAATATAA
- a CDS encoding class I SAM-dependent DNA methyltransferase produces MNQYKDFAFVYDELMNEVDYDGWVDYIENIIKSEGSKVKNILELACGTGNLTIPLTKKNYDIAGIDISEEMLSVAREKGEEEGVELVLLQQDIAELDFDVPNLDCILCACDGFNYITYDEDLENVFAKSHELLKEDGLFIFDISSFYKLSTVLGNNMYGENREDIAYMWQNYFDEVDNLVEMELAFFIRDEDDERFDRFEETHLQRAYKEEEIISLLKKVGFNKIKTYGDFTFESPKNDSERIFFVCKK; encoded by the coding sequence ATGAATCAATATAAAGATTTTGCATTTGTCTATGATGAACTTATGAATGAAGTTGATTATGATGGATGGGTTGACTATATAGAAAATATAATAAAAAGTGAAGGGTCAAAAGTTAAAAATATATTAGAATTAGCTTGTGGTACAGGTAATTTAACTATACCTTTAACTAAGAAAAATTATGATATAGCAGGCATAGATATATCTGAAGAAATGCTTAGCGTAGCTAGAGAAAAAGGCGAAGAAGAAGGTGTGGAATTAGTACTTCTTCAACAAGATATAGCAGAGTTAGATTTTGATGTACCAAATTTAGATTGTATATTATGTGCTTGTGATGGATTTAATTATATAACTTATGATGAAGACTTAGAAAATGTATTTGCCAAATCACATGAGTTATTAAAGGAAGATGGACTATTTATATTCGACATAAGCTCATTCTATAAACTATCGACTGTATTAGGTAACAACATGTATGGTGAAAATAGAGAAGATATAGCATATATGTGGCAAAATTACTTTGATGAAGTAGATAACTTAGTTGAGATGGAACTAGCATTCTTTATAAGAGATGAAGATGACGAAAGATTTGATAGATTCGAAGAAACTCATTTACAGAGAGCTTATAAAGAAGAAGAAATAATAAGTTTACTTAAGAAAGTAGGGTTCAATAAAATTAAAACATATGGAGATTTTACTTTCGAAAGTCCTAAAAATGACAGTGAAAGAATATTCTTTGTATGCAAAAAATAA
- the hslO gene encoding Hsp33 family molecular chaperone HslO, with protein sequence MKDYVIRATAGNGQIRAFVATTRNLVEEARSLHETSKVATAALGRTLTATSMMGLMMKNENDKVTVIIKGGGPIGTILVTSDSKGHVKGYVTNPYVEVENYPNGKLNVAGAVGTNGHVKVIKDIGLREPYNGSYPLVSGEIAEDFTHYFALSEQTPSVVSLGVLTRSDEVEHAGGFIIQLMPDAEEENIAKLEQNIGKLSSITNMLREGNTPEDILKIVLDGLDPKILDKCEVKFECECSKEKVKNALVAIGKKALAEIIEEDKKAEVGCQFCNRKYNYTEEELIEVLQNM encoded by the coding sequence ATGAAAGACTATGTAATTAGAGCAACAGCTGGAAATGGTCAAATAAGAGCATTTGTAGCGACAACTAGAAACTTAGTAGAAGAGGCTAGAAGTTTACATGAAACTAGTAAGGTTGCAACGGCTGCATTAGGAAGAACTTTAACAGCAACATCAATGATGGGATTAATGATGAAAAACGAAAATGATAAAGTAACTGTTATCATAAAAGGTGGAGGTCCAATAGGAACTATATTAGTTACATCTGATTCAAAAGGTCATGTAAAAGGTTATGTAACTAACCCATATGTAGAAGTTGAAAATTATCCAAATGGAAAATTAAATGTGGCAGGTGCAGTAGGTACTAATGGACATGTTAAAGTGATAAAAGATATAGGTCTTAGAGAACCTTATAATGGATCATATCCATTAGTTAGTGGTGAAATTGCAGAAGATTTTACTCACTATTTTGCATTATCTGAACAAACTCCATCAGTAGTATCTTTAGGGGTACTTACAAGAAGTGATGAAGTTGAACATGCAGGTGGATTTATCATTCAATTAATGCCAGATGCAGAAGAAGAAAATATAGCAAAATTAGAACAAAACATAGGAAAATTATCTTCAATAACTAATATGTTAAGGGAAGGTAATACTCCTGAAGACATATTAAAAATTGTATTAGATGGATTAGACCCTAAAATACTAGATAAATGTGAAGTTAAGTTTGAATGTGAATGTTCAAAAGAAAAGGTAAAAAATGCATTAGTTGCGATAGGTAAAAAAGCTCTAGCAGAAATAATAGAAGAAGATAAAAAGGCAGAGGTTGGATGTCAGTTCTGTAATAGAAAATATAATTATACGGAAGAAGAATTAATAGAAGTATTACA